The Methanoculleus marisnigri JR1 genome window below encodes:
- a CDS encoding serine protein kinase RIO — MGQRDEHERFDRKIEAMGVRIKDANTVKVRDDVFDEVTLLALYKLVQKKLITVIGGPISTGKEANVFYGERDGQGLAIKIYRIQTANFKAMNEYLAGDRRFSSVRGTRKGLIFAWTKKEFSNLARAHEAEIPAPEPLAFDRNILLMEFLGRDEVPYPQIRNAEVEDYGKVYREILGYVEKLYREARLVHADLSEYNILYHEKPYLIDMGQAVTLDHPRASVFLVRDIKNLNRYFSRYCDVVDEEEIIGTLVGTGRREP, encoded by the coding sequence GTGGGTCAGAGAGACGAGCACGAGCGGTTCGACCGCAAGATCGAGGCGATGGGCGTCAGGATAAAAGACGCCAACACCGTGAAGGTACGGGACGACGTCTTCGACGAGGTCACCCTTCTCGCCCTCTACAAGCTCGTCCAGAAAAAACTGATCACGGTCATCGGCGGGCCGATCAGCACCGGAAAAGAGGCGAACGTCTTCTACGGCGAGCGCGACGGGCAGGGGCTCGCGATCAAGATCTACCGTATCCAGACCGCGAACTTCAAGGCGATGAACGAGTACCTGGCGGGGGACCGCCGGTTCTCGAGCGTCCGGGGGACGCGCAAGGGCCTCATCTTCGCCTGGACCAAAAAGGAGTTCAGCAACCTGGCCCGGGCACACGAGGCGGAGATTCCGGCCCCCGAACCACTCGCATTCGACCGGAACATCCTCCTGATGGAGTTCCTCGGGCGTGACGAGGTGCCGTATCCCCAGATCCGGAACGCCGAGGTCGAGGATTACGGGAAGGTATACCGCGAGATTCTCGGCTACGTGGAGAAACTCTACCGGGAGGCGCGCCTGGTTCACGCCGACCTCTCCGAATACAATATCCTCTACCACGAGAAACCATACCTGATCGATATGGGACAGGCAGTCACCCTGGATCACCCGCGGGCGTCGGTGTTTCTGGTCCGGGATATCAAGAACCTCAATCGATATTTCTCCCGCTACTGCGACGTGGTCGACGAGGAGGAGATCATCGGAACGCTCGTCGGCACCGGACGCCGGGAGCCCTGA